The following DNA comes from Bdellovibrionales bacterium.
ATGAGCTCGGCAGAGGTTTCGCGAGAGCTTTGCAAGATGGGCTTAATCCCGCCAGCCTCGGAGCTCCAGTTCCGAGCCACGATCAATCAAGAGCTACGTCACAAAGTTATCGTAGAAAATCAGGTTTATGATGCCGCATGGACACGAAAAGCTCCCATGCTCGACGAAAAACCTTGTCTAAAATCCTCGCATCCTTAAAAATAAGTCCATGAAATTCATTCTTATTTTGATTTTAAGTATTACTTTTGCCGGCCCAGTGTGGGGTCGAATGCTTGTCGTGTCGGATATTGATGACACTCTCAAGGTGTCTCATGTGAAAAGTTTTTTTGATAGCTTAGCCAATGCCAATAAGGCCGGGCCTGTGTTTAGAGGAATGGTAGACATTTATAACGAGCTCGTTACGCAGAATGATCTCGATTTGATTTATGTCACCAACGCTCCCGAGTCCCTTATGTATTCAAGTCATACCTATTTTATTCAGTACAATGGATTTCCTCAGAGTCCCATTTATTTTTGGACACAGGGGGAGCAGTCTCTGCATAAATTAAATGTCATCAGTCAGTTGCTCGACACGCAAAAGTACGATGCGGCTATTCTTATTGGGGATAATGGCGAAAAGGATACAAAGATTTACGCGGAGATTCGGCAACGTTATCCTCAAATTAAAATAAAGATTCTTATTCGAACGCTGTATGCGGACGGAACCCCGTTAGTCGCACCAGCAAAAGCGTTTATGCACCCGGGAGAGCTATCCCTGCCCCTGTGTCGTGCTGGTTTACTCGATATTCAAAAAGAACAGAGTTTTCGTCGGCGAATGAATAGCGAAATTAAAAATAAAATAGAAACAGAAAATCAGGTCTTCGAACAAGAGTGGACCGTCAAAGTCCCACTAATCAAAGAGAGTCCTTGTAAATAGGACTCCCTCTCAAAAAAATTAATTCGAGCAGCGATCGAAGGAAATACTTTCAGATTCATCGCCTATAGTGAGGTCGGCCGTTCCGCAACCTGTGATGGTCACTGAGGCCGTTCCACCGCTGGAGCAAGAGCCCGCCCACGTGCCCGACGTGGGGCAATTGCAGGATGAGTTATTCCACGTTACGTTCGTCGGCACAAAGTTACAAACATTGCCACTATTATTGTTTGTCACTCTGAGATTACCGCCGGTCATCACACGAGAAGCGCGAGTGGTTCCGACCACGCTGATCGGTGATGTGATCGTGGTTGTGTA
Coding sequences within:
- a CDS encoding DUF2183 domain-containing protein, which codes for MKFILILILSITFAGPVWGRMLVVSDIDDTLKVSHVKSFFDSLANANKAGPVFRGMVDIYNELVTQNDLDLIYVTNAPESLMYSSHTYFIQYNGFPQSPIYFWTQGEQSLHKLNVISQLLDTQKYDAAILIGDNGEKDTKIYAEIRQRYPQIKIKILIRTLYADGTPLVAPAKAFMHPGELSLPLCRAGLLDIQKEQSFRRRMNSEIKNKIETENQVFEQEWTVKVPLIKESPCK